A part of Nocardioides sp. WS12 genomic DNA contains:
- a CDS encoding UvrD-helicase domain-containing protein, whose translation MADMHAFDIRGDLPTGTTLLEASAGTGKTWTIGALVTRYVAEEGIPLEQLLVVTFGRAASQELREQVRRQLVEAEQALSGDLPAGAEQTELIAQILDCSDADRAERHTRVVQALADFDAATIATIHQFCSLVLDSLGVAGDTDARARLVENLDDRLVEVVDDLYLRAFAQASDGTSSGGPAFTHKEALAIARAVVADPQSQLEPAGLPREQPAGRRVAFATAVRTELERRKRRLGVLSYDDLLSQLAEALAHPDSPARARMRARWKIVLVDEFQDTDPVQWQVFDRAFSGHATMVLIGDPKQAIYAFRGGDVTTYLTAAATATTQQTLGINRRSDAGLLDGFQQLLRGAELGDPRIVVHDVTAHHQESRLAGAPNPAPFRLRVVRRETFRRGPQTMLPVAKVRPHIADDLARDVRALITSDATFEGRALRPSDIAVICYRHADLSAARTALQDVGVPAVIAGGGSVFATPAATEWLSLLEALEQPHRMARVRAAALTCFLGYDAAQLASGGDDLADDLGDRLRSWSEALARRGVAAVLEAATSGGMPARMLGRIGGERTLTDVRHIGEVLHEVAQREQMGAVALLAWLRQQVLEAREGRGAERTRRLDSDAAAVQLVTIHASKGLQYPIVYLPALGDRFVGKPKRPLFHDADGRRCLDIGGSGPDWGDHVRRWADEEAGEWLRLLYVAVTRAQSQVVAWWAPTKNAEASPLHRLLMRQSAADGSLRADVPVAPSVPDEDAITALFAAWRDRGGPSPEVSNPAAITAPLVAESPGELSARAFTRSVDTGWRRTSYSSLSNVDLAAEIGQPGVDSEPEVEAKDDEDGSVVEVRGAQATSLETSGTSLDTPSPMADLPVGATFGSLVHAVLEHADPTAKDLRAELLTHIDEQLTWWPVPVEPGELADALVAVLDTPLGPLMDGTTLRRIGVRDRLCELDFELPLAGGDAAEAPGESTVLLGDIAGLLRRHLREGDPVRAYAESLDNPLLGGQTLRGYLTGSVDVVLRLGTPEAPRYVIVDYKTNWLGPREDPLTAASYRPSELVDAMGHSDYPLQALLYAVVLHRFLRWRQPGYDPEVHFGGVAYLYLRGMCGPENPSVDGAPCGIFTWQPPAALVTDLSDLLDGSLEGVHR comes from the coding sequence ATGGCCGACATGCACGCCTTCGACATCCGCGGCGACCTGCCGACGGGCACCACCCTGCTCGAGGCTAGCGCCGGCACGGGCAAGACGTGGACCATCGGCGCCCTCGTCACCCGGTACGTCGCCGAGGAGGGCATCCCGCTCGAGCAGTTGCTCGTGGTGACCTTCGGTCGTGCCGCCAGCCAGGAGCTGCGCGAGCAGGTGCGCCGCCAGCTCGTCGAGGCCGAGCAGGCGTTGTCCGGTGACCTTCCTGCTGGTGCGGAGCAGACCGAGTTGATCGCCCAGATCCTCGACTGTTCTGACGCCGATCGAGCCGAGCGGCACACCCGCGTCGTGCAGGCGCTGGCCGACTTCGACGCCGCGACGATCGCCACCATCCACCAGTTCTGCTCGCTGGTCCTGGACTCGCTCGGCGTCGCCGGCGACACCGATGCCCGCGCCCGTCTGGTCGAGAACCTCGACGACCGCCTGGTCGAGGTGGTCGACGACCTCTACCTCCGGGCCTTCGCGCAGGCGTCCGACGGCACGAGTAGTGGAGGGCCCGCCTTCACGCACAAGGAGGCGCTGGCCATCGCCCGCGCCGTGGTGGCCGACCCGCAGTCGCAACTCGAGCCCGCCGGGTTGCCCCGTGAACAACCGGCCGGTCGGCGGGTGGCCTTCGCGACCGCCGTACGAACGGAGCTGGAACGGCGCAAGCGCCGCCTCGGCGTCCTGTCGTACGACGACCTGCTGAGCCAGCTCGCGGAGGCACTCGCGCACCCCGACTCCCCGGCCCGGGCGCGGATGCGGGCGCGCTGGAAGATCGTGCTGGTCGACGAGTTCCAGGACACCGACCCGGTGCAGTGGCAGGTGTTCGACCGGGCCTTCTCCGGTCACGCCACCATGGTGCTGATCGGCGACCCGAAGCAGGCGATCTACGCCTTCCGCGGTGGCGACGTGACGACGTACCTCACCGCTGCGGCGACCGCCACGACCCAGCAGACGCTCGGCATCAACCGGCGCAGTGACGCCGGCCTGCTCGACGGTTTCCAGCAGTTGCTGCGCGGCGCCGAGCTGGGCGATCCGCGGATCGTGGTGCACGACGTGACCGCACACCACCAGGAGTCGCGGCTGGCTGGCGCTCCCAATCCCGCACCGTTCCGGCTGCGCGTCGTGCGGCGCGAGACATTCCGCCGCGGTCCGCAGACGATGCTGCCCGTGGCGAAGGTGCGCCCCCACATCGCCGACGACCTCGCCCGCGACGTCCGCGCCCTCATCACCAGCGACGCGACCTTCGAGGGCCGTGCGCTGCGGCCCAGCGACATCGCGGTCATCTGTTACCGCCACGCGGACCTTTCCGCCGCCCGCACGGCACTCCAGGACGTCGGTGTCCCGGCCGTGATCGCCGGCGGCGGCAGTGTCTTCGCGACGCCGGCCGCGACCGAATGGCTGTCCCTGCTGGAGGCCCTCGAGCAGCCGCACCGGATGGCCCGGGTCCGCGCAGCGGCGCTGACCTGTTTCCTCGGGTACGACGCCGCGCAGCTCGCCAGCGGTGGCGACGACCTCGCCGACGACCTCGGCGACCGGCTGCGCTCCTGGTCGGAGGCACTGGCCCGCCGTGGCGTGGCCGCGGTGCTCGAGGCCGCGACGTCCGGCGGGATGCCCGCGCGGATGCTCGGCCGGATCGGTGGCGAACGCACCCTCACCGACGTCCGCCACATCGGCGAAGTGCTCCACGAAGTCGCGCAGCGCGAGCAGATGGGCGCGGTGGCTCTGCTCGCCTGGTTGCGCCAGCAGGTGCTCGAAGCGCGCGAGGGTCGTGGTGCCGAGCGCACTCGCCGACTCGACTCCGATGCCGCCGCGGTGCAGCTCGTCACGATCCACGCGAGCAAGGGCCTGCAGTACCCGATCGTCTACCTCCCCGCGCTCGGCGACCGGTTCGTCGGCAAGCCGAAGCGGCCGCTGTTCCACGACGCCGACGGTCGTCGTTGCCTCGACATCGGCGGCTCCGGTCCCGACTGGGGCGACCACGTCCGGCGCTGGGCCGACGAGGAGGCCGGCGAGTGGCTGCGCCTCCTGTACGTCGCCGTCACTCGTGCCCAGAGCCAGGTCGTCGCCTGGTGGGCACCGACCAAGAACGCCGAGGCGTCCCCGCTGCACCGTCTGCTGATGCGGCAGTCCGCCGCTGACGGATCGTTGCGCGCCGACGTCCCTGTCGCGCCGTCGGTGCCCGACGAGGACGCGATCACCGCGCTGTTCGCCGCCTGGCGCGACCGAGGCGGACCGAGCCCCGAGGTGTCGAACCCGGCCGCCATCACGGCCCCGCTCGTCGCCGAGTCGCCGGGTGAGTTGTCGGCGCGCGCGTTCACACGGTCTGTTGACACCGGCTGGCGACGGACGTCGTACTCCTCCCTGAGCAACGTGGACCTCGCCGCCGAGATCGGGCAGCCGGGGGTGGACAGCGAGCCCGAGGTCGAGGCCAAGGACGACGAGGACGGCTCGGTGGTTGAGGTGCGAGGAGCGCAAGCGACGAGCCTCGAAACCTCCGGGACGAGCCTCGACACCCCCTCCCCCATGGCCGACCTCCCCGTCGGCGCGACCTTCGGCTCCCTCGTCCACGCCGTCCTGGAGCACGCCGACCCGACCGCCAAGGACCTGCGCGCCGAACTGCTGACCCACATCGACGAACAGCTGACCTGGTGGCCGGTCCCGGTCGAACCCGGCGAGTTGGCCGATGCCTTGGTCGCCGTTCTGGACACGCCTCTCGGCCCGTTGATGGACGGTACGACGCTGCGCCGGATCGGCGTCCGTGACCGGCTCTGCGAGCTCGACTTCGAGTTGCCGCTGGCCGGTGGCGATGCCGCCGAGGCGCCGGGGGAGTCGACCGTCCTGCTCGGCGACATCGCCGGTCTCCTGCGCCGTCACCTGCGCGAGGGCGACCCCGTGCGTGCGTACGCCGAGTCCCTCGACAACCCGCTGCTCGGCGGCCAGACCCTGCGCGGCTACCTCACCGGATCGGTCGACGTGGTGCTGCGGCTCGGGACGCCCGAGGCCCCCCGCTACGTGATCGTCGACTACAAGACCAACTGGCTCGGTCCGCGCGAGGACCCGCTCACCGCGGCGTCGTACCGACCCTCGGAACTGGTCGACGCGATGGGCCACTCGGACTATCCGCTCCAGGCCCTGTTGTACGCCGTCGTGCTCCACCGGTTCCTGCGCTGGCGCCAGCCGGGCTATGACCCGGAGGTGCACTTCGGCGGCGTCGCGTACCTCTATCTCCGCGGCATGTGCGGACCCGAGAACCCGTCCGTCGACGGTGCTCCGTGCGGCATCTTCACCTGGCAGCCGCCGGCGGCGCTGGTGACCGACCTGTCCGATCTGCTCGACGGCTCGCTCGAAGGGGTGCACCGATGA
- the recD gene encoding exodeoxyribonuclease V subunit alpha → MTGLFEATSPHDPRVARRVTGSLGAFNAAGVIDAADVRVAERVAALGGETDERVKLAVALAVRSVRAGSVGLDLEGLPDLVELGVDGSWPDLAEWAAAIDASPLVSQGVIHHELGLVYLDRYHRLERQVADDLAARIALPPPVSDLDVLGATINRVKGEHLSDEQTEALIHAVRHHTTVLTGGPGTGKTTTVARLVLALADQFRIDHTRRMSVALAAPTGKAATRLQEAVSAELGALGALGDGPDQIPVPEAMTLHRLLGWRPGNTTRFRHDRGNRLKYDLVVVDEASMVDLTMMARLLDAVRPETRLVLVGDPRQLTSVGAGAVLSDLVAGFANHHDSPVVALTRNHRSTEEIKGLAAALRDDGPDAADRVLEVLRAGTGEVEYVETDDPVTALRAECTASALAVRRAADDDGPAAAIAALDGFRLLCAHREGPHGVRVWNHHVEQWLAAELGAPLGSAWYAGRPLLVTSNDYALDIYNGETGVVVADDQGRPRAWIAGADAPRSFAPARLDAIDTMHAMTIHKSQGSQARRIAVLLPEADSRLLTRELFYTAVTRAQESVVVVGSEAAVRAAVDTTAQRATGLRQRL, encoded by the coding sequence ATGACCGGCCTGTTCGAGGCGACGTCGCCCCACGACCCGCGCGTGGCGCGTCGGGTCACTGGTTCGCTCGGCGCCTTCAATGCCGCGGGCGTCATCGACGCGGCCGACGTCCGCGTCGCCGAACGGGTCGCCGCCCTGGGCGGGGAGACCGACGAGCGGGTCAAGCTCGCCGTCGCGCTCGCGGTCCGGTCGGTGCGCGCCGGGTCGGTCGGGCTCGACCTCGAGGGCCTGCCCGACCTCGTCGAACTGGGTGTCGACGGCTCGTGGCCGGACCTCGCTGAGTGGGCGGCCGCGATCGACGCATCGCCCCTCGTGAGCCAGGGCGTCATCCACCACGAACTCGGCCTCGTCTACCTCGACCGCTACCACCGGCTCGAGCGCCAGGTCGCCGACGACCTGGCGGCCCGGATCGCCCTGCCCCCGCCCGTGTCAGACCTGGACGTGCTCGGCGCCACGATCAACCGGGTCAAGGGCGAGCACCTGAGCGACGAGCAGACCGAGGCGCTCATCCACGCGGTGCGGCACCACACCACCGTGCTGACCGGCGGACCCGGTACGGGCAAGACGACGACCGTGGCGCGCCTCGTGCTGGCGCTGGCCGACCAGTTCCGGATCGACCACACCCGGCGGATGTCGGTGGCTCTCGCCGCGCCGACCGGCAAGGCCGCGACGCGGCTGCAGGAAGCGGTCAGCGCCGAACTCGGCGCCCTCGGTGCGCTCGGCGATGGTCCCGACCAGATCCCGGTGCCGGAAGCGATGACGCTGCACCGGCTGCTCGGCTGGCGCCCCGGCAACACGACCCGGTTCCGCCACGATCGCGGAAACCGCCTGAAGTACGACCTCGTCGTGGTCGACGAGGCGTCGATGGTCGACCTCACGATGATGGCCCGTCTCCTCGACGCCGTGCGCCCCGAGACCCGCCTCGTGCTGGTCGGCGACCCGCGCCAGCTCACCTCGGTCGGCGCCGGCGCCGTGCTGTCGGACCTCGTCGCTGGCTTCGCCAACCACCACGACTCACCGGTCGTCGCTCTCACCCGGAACCACCGGTCGACCGAGGAGATCAAGGGCCTCGCCGCCGCGTTGCGCGACGACGGCCCCGACGCCGCTGACCGGGTGCTGGAGGTGCTCCGTGCCGGCACCGGCGAGGTCGAGTACGTCGAGACCGACGACCCCGTCACCGCCCTGCGCGCTGAGTGCACCGCCTCCGCACTGGCCGTCCGGCGCGCGGCAGACGACGACGGCCCTGCGGCCGCGATCGCCGCCCTCGACGGGTTCCGGCTGCTCTGCGCGCACCGCGAGGGCCCGCACGGTGTCCGGGTCTGGAACCACCACGTCGAGCAGTGGCTGGCCGCCGAACTGGGCGCGCCCCTGGGCTCCGCTTGGTACGCCGGCCGCCCGCTGCTGGTGACCAGCAACGACTACGCCCTCGACATCTACAACGGCGAGACCGGCGTGGTGGTCGCCGACGACCAGGGTCGTCCGCGGGCGTGGATCGCCGGTGCCGACGCCCCGCGTTCCTTCGCGCCCGCCCGGCTGGATGCGATCGACACGATGCACGCGATGACGATCCACAAGAGCCAGGGCAGCCAGGCGCGGCGGATCGCGGTGCTGCTGCCCGAGGCCGACTCGCGACTCCTGACCCGCGAGCTCTTCTACACGGCGGTCACCCGCGCCCAGGAGAGCGTCGTCGTGGTCGGTTCCGAGGCCGCCGTACGCGCTGCGGTGGACACCACGGCCCAGCGGGCGACCGGGTTGCGCCAGCGCCTGTGA